One Pseudoliparis swirei isolate HS2019 ecotype Mariana Trench chromosome 4, NWPU_hadal_v1, whole genome shotgun sequence genomic window carries:
- the LOC130193204 gene encoding hexokinase-1-like, with amino-acid sequence MIAAQLLAYYFTELKDDQVKKIDKYLYSMRFSDETLKEITQRFRRELVKGLCRDTNPTAALKMLPTFVQSIPDGSEKGDFIALDLGGSNFRILRVRVSHEKKQTVQMESQIYDTPEDIIHGSGTRLFDHVAECLGDFMEKHNIKDKKLPVGLTFSFPCRQTKLDEGFLITWTKRFKASGVEGMDVVKLLTKAIKKRGDYDADIMAVVNDTVGTMMTCGFDDQRCEVGIIIGTGTNACYMEELRHIDLVEGDEGRMCVNTEWGAFGDDGRLEDIRTEFDKEIDRGSLNPGQQLFEKMVSGMYMGELVRLILVKMAREGMLFEGKITAELLTKGRIETKHISAIEKSKEGLTRARETLIRLGLEPSNDDCIAVQHVCAIVSFRSANLIAAVLAGILLRLKENKSAARLRTTVGIDGSLYKMHPQYARRLHKTVRRLVPDADIRFLLSESGSSKGAAMVTAVAYRLAEQSREIAQTLSEFRLTIEQLLEVKKRMRIEIQNGLSKSTQEAATVKMLPTFVYSTPDGSEHGDFLALDLGGTNFRVLLVKIRSGKRRTVEMHNKIYSIPLEVMQGTGEELFDHIVQCISDFLDYMGMKNTRLPLGFTFSFPCRQTSLDAGILVTWTKGFKATDCEGEDVVGLLRDAIKRREEFDLDVVAIVNDTVGTMITCAYEEPTCEVGLIAGTGSNACYMEEMRNIEMVDGDEGQMCVNMEWGAFGDSGCLDDIRTEYDRTVDDVSLNAGKQRYEKMCSGMYLGEIVRNILIDMTKKGFLFRGQISETLKTRGIFETKFLSHIESDRLALLQVRSILQHLGLDSTCEDSIIVKEVCGAVSRRAAQLCGAGMAAVVDKIRENRGLDHLNITVGVDGTLYKLHPHFSKFMHQTVKELAPQCNVNFLLSEDGSGKGAALITAVGCRLRQELSNK; translated from the exons ATGATTGCGGCCCAGCTACTAGCCTATTACTTCACTGAACTCAAGGATGATCAGGTCAAAAAG ATTGATAAGTACCTGTACTCCATGCGCTTCTCTGATGAGACGTTAAAGGAAATCACGCAGCGGTTTCGGAGGGAGCTGGTCAAAGGCCTGTGCCGGGACACCAACCCCACTGCCGCGTTGAAGATGCTGCCAACCTTTGTGCAGTCAATCCCCGATGGCTCAG AGAAGGGAGACTTTATCGCGTTGGACTTGGGCGGCAGCAACTTCCGGATCCTCCGTGTCCGAGTGAGTCACGAGAAGAAGCAGACCGTCCAGATGGAGAGTCAGATCTACGACACGCCAGAAGACATCATTCACGGCAGCGGAACGAGA CTGTTCGACCACGTTGCAGAGTGTCTCGGTGACTTTATGGAAAAACACAACATCAAAGACAAGAAACTCCCGGTTGGGTTAACCTTCTCCTTCCCCTGCCGGCAGACTAAACTAGATGAG GGCTTTCTGATCACCTGGACAAAGCGTTTCAAGGCCAGCGGCGTGGAGGGAATGGATGTTGTCAAACTGCTCACGAAAGCCATTAAGAAGCGAGGC GACTATGACGCCGACATCATGGCGGTAGTGAACGACACCGTGGGAACAATGATGACATGCGGTTTCGATGACCAGCGCTGTGAAGTTGGCATTATCATCG GTACGGGCACCAACGCGTGCTACATGGAGGAGCTGCGTCACATCGACCTGGTGGAGGGAGACGAGGGCCGGATGTGTGTGAACACCGAGTGGGGAGCCTTCGGAGACGACGGCAGGCTGGAGGACATCAGGACGGAGTTCGACAAAGAGATCGACCGAGGCTCTCTCAACCCCGGCCAACAGCT ATTTGAGAAGATGGTCAGCGGTATGTACATGGGGGAGCTCGTTCGTCTCATCCTGGTGAAGATGGCCAGAGAAGGCATGCTGTTCGAGGGAAAGATCACCGCCGAGCTCCTCACCAAGGGGAGGATTGAGACCAAACACATCTCAGCCATAGAGAA GAGTAAGGAGGGGTTGACCAGGGCCAGAGAGACTTTAATCCGACTTGGATTGGAGCCCTCAAATGACGACTGCATCGCCGTGCAGCAT GTTTGTGCCATCGTGTCTTTCCGCTCGGCCAACCTGATCGCGGCCGTGCTGGCCGGCATCCTGCTGCGGCTGAAGGAGAACAAGAGCGCGGCCCGTCTCCGCACCACGGTGGGGATCGACGGCTCGCTGTACAAGATGCACCCACA ATATGCGCGTCGTCTTCACAAGACGGTCCGCCGTTTAGTCCCTGACGCTGATATTCGATTCCTCCTGTCGGAGAGCGGCAGTTCCAAAGGAGCGGCCATGGTGACGGCTGTGGCCTACCGACTCGCCGAACAGTCGCGAGAAATTGCCCAAACGTTGTCCGAATTCCGCCTGACGATTGAACAACTGCTGGAG GTAAAGAAGAGAATGAGGATAGAGATCCAAAATGGCCTTTCAAAGAGCACTCAGGAAGCAGCTACTGTCAAAATGCTGCCGACATTTGTATACAGCACTCCTGACGGCTCAg AACATGGCGATTTCCTGGCTTTGGATTTGGGAGGAACCAACTTCAGGGTTCTCTTAGTCAAGATTCGCTCTGGCAAGAGGAGAACGGTGGAGATGCACAACAAGATCTACTCTATTCCTCTAGAAGTGATGCAGGGCacgggagaggag TTGTTTGATCACATTGTGCAGTGCATCAGTGACTTCCTGGACTACATGGGGATGAAGAACACTCGTCTTCCTCTGGGCTTCACCTTCTCGTTCCCCTGCCGACAGACCAGCCTGGATGCT ggcatCCTGGTGACATGGACCAAGGGCTTCAAGGCGACAGActgtgaaggagaagacgtGGTGGGTCTCTTGAGGGATGCCatcaagaggagagag GAATTTGACCTGGATGTCGTTGCCATAGTGAACGACACAGTGGGAACCATGATCACTTGTGCCTACGAAGAACCCACCTGTGAGGTTGGACTCATCGCTG GCACCGGCAGCAATGCATGTTacatggaggagatgaggaacaTTGAGATGGTCGATGGAGATGAGGGCCAGATGTGTGTCAACATGGAGTGGGGGGCTTTCGGAGACAGCGGTTGCCTTGACGACATTAGGACGGAGTACGATCGCACCGTAGATGACGTCTCCCTCAATGCTGGCAAACAAAG ATATGAGAAGATGTGCAGCGGCATGTATCTTGGCGAGATTGTGCGAAACATCCTAATAGACATGACCAAGAAAGGATTCCTGTTCAGAGGACAGATTTCTGAAACGCTGAAGACCAGAGGCATCTTCGAGACAAAGTTCCTCTCACATATAGAAAG TGACAGATTGGCTTTGCTGCAAGTGAGATCCATCCTGCAACACTTAGGGCTGGACAGCACCTGTGAGGACAGCATCATAGTGAAAGAG GTATGTGGGGCGGTGTCACGGCGTGCAGCTCAGCTGTGTGGGGCGGGGATGGCGGCTGTGGTCGATAAGATCAGAGAGAACCGAGGACTGGACCATCTGAACATCACCGTAGGGGTGGACGGGACGCTCTACAAACTACACCCACA TTTCTCGAAGTTCATGCACCAGACGGTAAAGGAACTGGCTCCCCAGTGCAACGTCAACTTCCTGCTGTCGGAGGACGGCAGCGGGAAAGGAGCCGCCCTCATCACGGCGGTGGGCTGCCGCCTGAGACAGGAGCTGAGCAACAAATAG